In Tenacibaculum pacificus, a single window of DNA contains:
- a CDS encoding 4Fe-4S binding protein — protein sequence MKIIKQTGLIIFLIGLSIFIGTIFTGSFRLEQAELDSFIKEKQYKSTVINDELSKAVVTSEDLNIFQFSSRVIKAYENSNTHYNGLIAKYDAEKNWAKKGEQYQYKIFGKPHSLSFTLAKKAGNRLASDNTGLMWFLTFGLGIIGALLFIVPDVVLLGNAGIKNDGIFLNAATNRGWIGWFAFIFLVTFYILLYFYPDFIVNWVYLVDPISESISGNPASQWFLYGFLYCTVMSVMAVRMYIKYRHNKYQILRTTSVLFFQIVFAFLIPEILVRFEKPWYDFKNAFPLDYDFFFKWNLDELLASGGFGLFILVWGVILTIIIVPVMVYFFGKRWYCSWVCGCGGLAETLGDPYRQLSSKTLLSWRVERIVIHTVLIFVLVMTGFALYTFFSGANEVIGIKTQTIQDIYGFLIGAIFAGVIGTGFYPIFGNRVWCRFGCPLAAYLGFIQRFKSRFRITTNGGQCISCGNCSTYCEQGIDVRAYAQKGENIVRSSCVGCGVCSAVCPRGVLKLENGPEKGRINPTEILLGNDVNLMDLINEK from the coding sequence ATGAAAATCATAAAACAAACAGGTCTAATAATTTTCTTAATCGGATTAAGTATCTTTATAGGAACTATTTTCACAGGTTCTTTCCGTTTAGAACAAGCCGAATTAGATTCTTTTATCAAAGAAAAACAGTATAAAAGTACGGTTATAAATGATGAATTAAGCAAGGCTGTTGTAACTTCAGAAGATTTAAATATTTTTCAATTTTCGAGTCGTGTTATAAAAGCGTATGAAAATTCTAACACACATTATAACGGACTTATTGCAAAATATGATGCTGAAAAAAATTGGGCTAAAAAAGGAGAACAATATCAATATAAAATATTTGGAAAACCGCATAGTTTAAGTTTTACGCTTGCTAAAAAAGCAGGAAACAGACTTGCTTCCGACAATACAGGTTTGATGTGGTTTTTAACATTCGGTTTAGGAATTATTGGTGCGTTACTTTTTATCGTTCCTGATGTCGTTTTATTAGGAAATGCAGGTATCAAAAATGATGGAATATTTTTAAACGCAGCTACAAATCGTGGTTGGATTGGTTGGTTTGCTTTTATCTTCTTGGTTACTTTTTATATACTGTTATATTTTTATCCTGATTTCATAGTAAACTGGGTATATTTAGTTGATCCGATTAGTGAATCAATTAGTGGAAATCCTGCAAGTCAATGGTTTTTATACGGATTTTTATATTGTACAGTAATGTCGGTTATGGCAGTAAGAATGTATATTAAATATCGTCATAATAAATATCAAATTTTAAGAACAACCTCTGTTTTATTCTTTCAAATTGTATTTGCTTTTTTAATTCCAGAAATTTTAGTTCGCTTCGAAAAACCTTGGTACGACTTTAAAAATGCCTTTCCTTTAGATTATGATTTTTTTTTCAAATGGAATTTAGATGAATTATTAGCCAGCGGTGGTTTTGGTTTATTTATTTTGGTTTGGGGAGTTATTTTAACCATTATTATAGTTCCTGTAATGGTTTATTTCTTCGGAAAAAGATGGTATTGTTCATGGGTTTGTGGATGTGGTGGATTGGCAGAAACACTAGGAGATCCTTACAGACAATTATCAAGCAAAACATTACTTTCTTGGAGAGTCGAACGTATTGTAATTCATACAGTACTTATTTTTGTTTTGGTGATGACAGGCTTTGCTTTATATACTTTCTTTTCGGGTGCAAATGAAGTTATTGGTATTAAAACACAAACAATTCAAGATATTTATGGATTTTTAATCGGTGCTATTTTTGCAGGTGTAATTGGTACAGGGTTCTATCCTATTTTTGGAAATCGTGTTTGGTGTAGATTCGGATGTCCTTTAGCTGCTTATTTAGGTTTTATCCAACGTTTTAAATCTCGATTTAGAATTACAACAAACGGAGGGCAATGTATTTCTTGTGGAAATTGTTCTACTTACTGTGAACAAGGAATTGATGTAAGAGCCTATGCTCAAAAAGGCGAAAATATTGTACGTTCTAGCTGTGTTGGATGTGGAGTTTGCTCGGCAGTTTGCCCAAGAGGCGTTTTAAAATTGGAAAATGGTCCTGAAAAAGGAAGAATTAATCCTACTGAAATATTATTAGGAAACGATGTTAATTTAATGGATTTAATCAATGAAAAATAA
- a CDS encoding toxin-antitoxin system YwqK family antitoxin has protein sequence MKNKLFIFLFFISMIMFSQKTYQKKYFDNGNLKQEGWIKKSFKSDYWKFYYRNGQLKKEGNFKRNRSVKYWYFYRQNGTTLKEGHFIDGKKSKWWLFYDSKGVVNHKCQLKDNQKNGYCLRYYNQELIRAEKYHQGKKIKEWTDLKSFKKENNLFDLR, from the coding sequence ATGAAAAATAAACTATTCATCTTCTTGTTTTTTATTTCGATGATAATGTTTTCGCAAAAAACATATCAAAAAAAATATTTTGATAATGGTAATTTGAAACAAGAAGGCTGGATTAAAAAATCTTTTAAATCTGATTATTGGAAATTTTATTATAGAAATGGTCAATTAAAAAAAGAAGGTAACTTTAAGCGAAACCGCTCCGTAAAATATTGGTATTTTTATCGCCAAAATGGAACGACTTTAAAAGAAGGTCATTTTATTGATGGTAAAAAAAGTAAATGGTGGTTATTTTATGATAGTAAAGGAGTTGTAAATCATAAATGCCAATTAAAAGATAACCAAAAAAATGGATATTGTTTACGATATTATAATCAAGAATTAATTCGTGCTGAAAAATATCATCAAGGAAAAAAAATAAAAGAATGGACAGATTTAAAATCTTTTAAAAAAGAAAATAATTTGTTCGACTTAAGATAA
- a CDS encoding NAD(P)/FAD-dependent oxidoreductase has protein sequence MEHVVIIGNGISGVTAARHIRKLSDKRITIISSETKYFFSRTALMYVYMGHMKFEHTQPYEPWFWKKNRIVLKKGLISKINTSNKEVIFDNNETLAYDKLIIATGSKPNKFGWKGQDLEGVMGMYHKQDLEKLEKFAPDNKTCKRAVIVGGGLIGIELAEMLHSRNIPVTFLVRDKSFWNGVLPAQESEMLNKEILANHIDLRLGVNLKEIKADENGHVKSIIIEETGEEIQCNVVGLTAGVSPNIDFIKESEIEIERGVKVNRFLETNIKNIYAIGDCAQQHNAINQRPPIEAVWYTGRMMGETVAQTICDNKTAYKPGHWFNSAKFMDIEYQTYGWVWAETKENEARFYWEHQSGKKCIHINYDKKTHQFIGINTFGIRMRHHFFDKVLTEKRSVEYVLEHLADANFDPEFYKLHEPEIIAQFNKENNSTIQLKKKSWIRIFSKS, from the coding sequence ATGGAACATGTTGTTATTATTGGTAATGGAATTTCTGGTGTTACTGCTGCCAGACATATTCGAAAATTATCAGACAAAAGAATTACTATTATTTCATCTGAAACTAAATATTTTTTCTCAAGAACTGCTTTAATGTATGTTTATATGGGACACATGAAATTTGAGCACACACAACCTTACGAACCTTGGTTTTGGAAAAAAAACCGAATCGTGCTTAAAAAAGGACTCATTTCTAAGATAAATACATCTAATAAAGAAGTCATTTTTGATAACAATGAAACCCTAGCATATGATAAATTAATTATTGCTACAGGAAGTAAACCCAATAAATTCGGTTGGAAAGGACAAGATTTAGAAGGCGTTATGGGAATGTATCATAAACAAGATTTAGAAAAATTAGAAAAATTTGCTCCTGATAATAAAACCTGTAAAAGAGCTGTAATTGTTGGTGGCGGTTTGATTGGAATAGAATTAGCAGAAATGTTACACAGCAGAAATATTCCTGTAACATTTTTAGTTCGTGATAAAAGTTTTTGGAATGGTGTTTTGCCTGCTCAAGAATCGGAAATGCTTAACAAAGAAATTTTAGCAAATCATATTGATTTACGTTTAGGTGTCAATTTAAAAGAAATTAAAGCTGATGAAAACGGACACGTAAAATCGATTATTATTGAAGAAACAGGTGAAGAAATTCAATGTAATGTTGTTGGATTAACAGCAGGTGTTTCTCCTAATATTGATTTTATTAAAGAATCTGAAATTGAAATAGAAAGAGGCGTAAAAGTAAATCGATTTTTAGAAACAAATATTAAAAACATATATGCAATTGGCGATTGTGCCCAACAACACAACGCCATAAATCAGCGCCCACCTATTGAAGCCGTTTGGTACACAGGAAGAATGATGGGCGAAACTGTTGCGCAAACTATTTGTGATAATAAAACAGCATATAAACCTGGACATTGGTTTAACTCTGCCAAATTTATGGATATTGAATATCAAACTTATGGTTGGGTTTGGGCAGAAACAAAAGAAAATGAAGCTCGTTTTTATTGGGAACATCAAAGTGGTAAAAAATGTATTCATATTAATTATGATAAAAAAACGCATCAATTTATCGGAATAAATACCTTCGGAATTAGAATGCGTCATCATTTTTTTGATAAAGTTTTAACCGAAAAACGTTCTGTAGAATATGTGTTAGAACATTTAGCCGATGCTAATTTTGATCCCGAATTTTATAAACTTCATGAGCCAGAAATAATAGCACAATTCAACAAAGAAAATAATAGTACTATTCAACTAAAAAAGAAAAGTTGGATACGAATTTTTAGTAAATCATAA
- a CDS encoding mannosyltransferase — MYFWKKNNAILLTFISSILYFLVAFFLDRTNFLQLFFLWCALFSSTYFLWKKNQHNFPLLVGVSILFRLIFLFAIPNLSQDFYRFIWDGRMILEGFNPYLSLPKIFIEQQKYPINEAISLYKGMGEMNGSHYTNYPPINQLCFLIAAILANKSILGSVIVMRIIIISADIGILYFGKKLLEKLNLPIHNIFLYTLNPFIIIEMTGNLHFEPVMLFFLILSLYQLQQKKWISAGLLLAYSVTVKLIPLLFLPLFFQWFIKKEKTEISSIIKITKLICFYGIILVSIIVLFLPFYSPLFISNYSNSVGLWFRNFEFNGSFYYIAREIGYLFRGYNEIAIIGKIGPLLTILFLIGITFFRRNKSMIELITAMLFGLSFYYFTTTTMHPWYIATLLILSVFTKYRFPLIWSIVIILSYQAYSNEPWKENLWFVSLEYLFVYGYLIWELFIKKPTQKIEWEKLL; from the coding sequence ATGTACTTCTGGAAAAAAAACAATGCAATACTGCTAACTTTTATTAGCAGTATTCTTTATTTTTTAGTCGCTTTTTTTTTAGATAGAACAAATTTTTTACAACTATTTTTCTTATGGTGTGCACTATTTAGTAGCACTTATTTTTTATGGAAAAAAAATCAGCATAATTTTCCTCTTCTAGTTGGTGTTTCTATTTTATTTAGATTGATTTTTCTGTTTGCAATCCCTAATTTATCACAAGATTTTTATCGATTTATTTGGGATGGAAGAATGATTTTAGAAGGATTTAATCCGTATTTATCATTGCCTAAAATCTTTATAGAACAACAAAAGTATCCTATAAATGAAGCTATTTCTTTATATAAGGGAATGGGAGAAATGAATGGAAGTCATTATACTAATTATCCACCTATAAATCAATTATGCTTTTTAATAGCTGCTATTTTGGCTAACAAAAGCATTTTAGGCAGTGTAATTGTGATGCGAATTATTATAATTTCGGCAGATATTGGAATTTTATATTTTGGAAAAAAACTCTTAGAAAAACTAAATTTACCTATTCATAATATCTTTTTATATACTTTAAACCCGTTTATCATTATTGAAATGACAGGTAATTTACATTTTGAACCTGTAATGTTATTTTTCTTAATTTTGAGTTTATATCAATTACAACAAAAAAAATGGATATCAGCAGGGTTATTACTTGCCTATTCTGTTACTGTAAAATTAATTCCGTTGTTATTTTTACCATTATTTTTTCAATGGTTTATCAAAAAAGAAAAGACAGAAATTTCATCAATAATAAAAATAACAAAACTTATTTGTTTCTATGGAATTATTCTAGTGAGCATTATTGTATTATTTCTTCCTTTTTACTCGCCTTTATTTATTTCAAATTACTCTAATTCTGTTGGATTATGGTTTCGGAATTTCGAATTTAATGGTAGTTTTTACTATATCGCTAGAGAAATAGGTTATTTATTTAGAGGTTATAACGAAATAGCAATCATAGGAAAAATAGGTCCTTTATTAACTATTTTATTTTTAATAGGGATTACATTTTTTAGAAGAAATAAATCAATGATAGAATTAATTACAGCAATGTTATTTGGTTTATCTTTTTATTATTTTACAACAACAACAATGCATCCATGGTACATCGCAACACTTTTAATATTATCTGTATTTACTAAATATCGATTTCCTTTAATTTGGAGTATTGTCATAATTTTAAGTTATCAAGCATATTCAAATGAACCATGGAAAGAAAACTTATGGTTTGTTAGTTTAGAATATCTATTTGTTTATGGTTATTTAATTTGGGAATTATTCATAAAAAAACCCACTCAAAAAATTGAGTGGGAAAAATTGCTATGA
- a CDS encoding sterol desaturase family protein, translating to MDSYLNIIKNSYSDYWNYIKQSVLMELNWENYFYGLIIISLVVWILEMVFPWRKHQSIFRKDFWLDVFYMFFNFFLLNLIILIALSNATAQFFNDILSIADLSIANFQLFDINKFPFWLRIFTFFIIIDFVQWFTHTLLHKYEFLWNFHKVHHSVKEMGFAAHLRYHWMEPVLYNSMKYIPLAIMGGFTAKDIAIVHFFNITIGHLNHANINWDYGYLKYILNNPKMHIWHHAKELPKERRTGVNFGITLSIWDYIFKTNYIPHSGRDIEIGFNGDEYFPKDFINQEIYPLNKES from the coding sequence ATGGATAGCTATCTAAATATTATCAAAAACTCTTATTCCGATTATTGGAATTATATAAAACAATCTGTTTTAATGGAATTAAACTGGGAAAATTATTTCTACGGATTAATTATTATTTCTTTAGTTGTTTGGATATTAGAAATGGTTTTTCCTTGGCGTAAACATCAATCAATATTTAGAAAAGATTTTTGGCTTGATGTTTTTTATATGTTCTTCAATTTTTTTCTATTGAATCTTATTATTCTAATTGCTTTATCAAATGCAACAGCACAATTTTTTAATGATATTTTAAGTATTGCTGATTTATCAATAGCTAATTTTCAACTTTTTGATATTAATAAATTCCCTTTTTGGCTAAGAATATTTACTTTTTTTATCATTATTGATTTTGTACAATGGTTTACTCATACTCTTTTACACAAGTATGAATTTCTATGGAATTTTCACAAAGTACATCACTCTGTAAAAGAAATGGGATTTGCAGCACATTTACGTTATCACTGGATGGAACCTGTACTTTATAATTCAATGAAATATATTCCACTCGCTATTATGGGCGGATTTACAGCAAAAGATATTGCAATAGTCCATTTTTTTAATATTACTATCGGACACTTAAATCACGCAAATATTAATTGGGATTATGGTTATTTAAAATATATTTTAAACAATCCGAAAATGCACATTTGGCATCATGCAAAAGAATTACCTAAAGAAAGAAGAACTGGTGTAAACTTCGGAATTACATTAAGTATTTGGGATTATATTTTTAAAACAAATTACATTCCACATTCTGGTAGAGATATTGAAATAGGTTTTAATGGTGATGAATATTTTCCGAAAGATTTTATCAATCAAGAAATATATCCGTTAAATAAAGAAAGTTGA
- a CDS encoding glycosyltransferase family 2 protein, giving the protein MKQSIKVIIPAYNEQDSIAKVINDIPSIVDEIIVISNNSTDATVENATNSGATVLQENRKGYGYACLKGMDYIASSEKKPTIIVFLDGDYSDYPEQLTELIAPIIDKNIDFVIGARVKELREDGAMTPQQIFGNWLATFLMKLFFRAKFTDLGPFRAIKYDKLLSLNMEDKTYGWTVEMQLKALKQKFSYVEIPMKYRNRIGVSKVSGTVKGSIFAGVKILSWIFKYSFK; this is encoded by the coding sequence ATGAAACAATCAATTAAAGTGATTATTCCTGCTTATAACGAGCAAGATTCTATCGCAAAAGTTATTAACGATATTCCATCAATTGTTGATGAAATAATCGTGATTAGTAATAATTCTACGGATGCCACAGTTGAAAATGCTACAAATTCAGGTGCTACTGTTCTACAAGAAAACAGAAAAGGCTATGGATACGCTTGTTTAAAAGGTATGGATTATATTGCATCATCAGAAAAAAAACCAACAATTATTGTTTTTTTAGATGGCGATTATTCTGATTATCCTGAACAATTAACCGAACTTATTGCTCCTATTATAGATAAAAACATCGATTTTGTAATTGGTGCTCGTGTAAAAGAATTACGAGAAGATGGTGCTATGACACCGCAACAAATATTCGGAAATTGGTTAGCTACCTTTTTAATGAAATTATTTTTTAGAGCAAAATTCACCGATTTAGGACCTTTTAGAGCTATTAAATATGATAAATTACTATCCTTAAATATGGAAGATAAAACCTACGGATGGACAGTAGAAATGCAATTAAAAGCACTAAAACAAAAATTTAGTTACGTAGAAATTCCTATGAAATATAGAAACAGAATTGGAGTTTCAAAAGTTTCAGGAACGGTAAAAGGTAGTATATTTGCGGGCGTTAAAATATTAAGTTGGATATTCAAATATAGTTTCAAATAA
- a CDS encoding transporter family protein has translation MEIKSRYIAVLIVLFGFSEVFSQEKQEEEKSNIQTYTPSKLLNKGQWDIKWGNNLYTETKFTNENGNSLSKDRANFFTSSVEIFTGISDNNRFNVGLLAEFRSNTIGGRQAFSVFSLEDTNSDRKGITSIAPAIKFQPFKNIANFSAQSAIHIPLVKNESDSNGVYLDQTSWIFQNRFFYDYTFEGDKWQLFTELNTEYSFGEEKSYANNTYLLAPSIFMSYFPTNKSTVLGFAQHSQRFGDFTQDYTALGFGGKYQITKVLNLEAIYSNFVRGNNNGLGQSFNIGVRALF, from the coding sequence ATGGAAATTAAATCAAGATACATTGCTGTATTAATCGTTTTATTTGGTTTTTCTGAAGTGTTTTCTCAAGAAAAACAAGAAGAAGAAAAAAGTAATATTCAAACTTACACACCTTCTAAATTATTGAATAAAGGACAGTGGGATATTAAATGGGGAAATAATTTATACACAGAAACAAAGTTTACTAATGAAAATGGAAATTCATTATCAAAAGACCGAGCTAATTTTTTTACTTCATCAGTAGAAATTTTTACAGGAATTTCTGATAATAATCGTTTTAATGTTGGTCTTTTAGCAGAATTTCGTTCTAATACTATCGGAGGTAGGCAAGCATTTTCTGTTTTTAGTTTAGAAGATACAAATTCTGATAGAAAAGGAATTACATCAATAGCGCCTGCAATAAAATTTCAACCTTTTAAAAATATTGCTAATTTTTCGGCACAGTCAGCAATTCATATTCCTTTAGTAAAGAATGAATCTGATAGTAATGGTGTGTATTTAGATCAAACTTCATGGATATTTCAAAACAGGTTTTTTTATGATTATACTTTCGAAGGAGATAAATGGCAGTTATTTACAGAACTAAATACCGAATACAGTTTTGGAGAAGAAAAAAGTTACGCAAACAATACTTATTTATTAGCACCAAGTATTTTTATGAGTTATTTTCCAACAAATAAATCGACTGTTTTAGGTTTTGCACAACACTCGCAACGCTTTGGCGATTTTACACAAGATTATACTGCTTTAGGTTTTGGAGGTAAATATCAGATAACAAAAGTTTTAAATTTAGAAGCGATATACAGTAATTTTGTAAGAGGAAATAACAACGGATTAGGGCAAAGTTTTAATATAGGAGTACGAGCATTGTTTTAA
- a CDS encoding cellulose synthase family protein — MIVEYIIIVVYAISLILIFMYALAQLNLLFNYLKAQKQKDNSPKFDFSKPEEIPFVTIQLPVFNELYVMERLLTNIAKIKYPNKKLEIQVLDDSTDESVISTEKQIKELQKTGLDIVHICRKNRQGFKAGALKEGLEVAKGEFIVIFDADFLPQEDWLEKTVPYFKDSEIGVVQTRWGHINRNYSTLTKIQAFALDAHFTLEQVGRNSKGHFINFNGTAGIWRKQCIYDAGNWEGDTLTEDLDLSYRAQLKNWKFKYLENVETPAELPVIISAARSQQFRWNKGGAENFQKMAKRVIGNNNLPFKSKVHGLLHLLNSSMFLNVFLVGVLSIPMLYIKNEYEHLKPYFYMMSFFVISSVIFFVCYWHMYKRTYGSGIKSFFSYIGTFFTFFSIAMGFSLHNSIAVLEGHYGKKSEFVRTPKFNIKSVKDGWKNNKYIRKKVSLHVIFEGLLALYFAFGMYSAFIVGDQGGDFGLFPFHLMLCVGFGYVFFKSLFSKA; from the coding sequence ATGATTGTAGAATACATTATAATAGTAGTTTATGCTATTTCGTTAATTCTTATTTTTATGTATGCTTTGGCACAATTAAACTTATTGTTTAATTATTTAAAGGCTCAAAAACAAAAAGATAATTCACCTAAATTCGATTTTTCAAAACCTGAAGAAATTCCTTTTGTAACCATACAATTGCCCGTTTTTAACGAATTATATGTGATGGAGCGTTTGTTAACTAACATCGCCAAAATAAAATACCCAAATAAAAAGTTAGAAATTCAAGTTTTAGATGACTCTACGGATGAATCTGTAATATCTACAGAAAAACAAATAAAAGAGCTTCAAAAAACAGGATTAGATATTGTACATATTTGTCGAAAAAACAGACAAGGATTTAAAGCAGGAGCATTAAAAGAAGGTTTAGAAGTTGCCAAAGGAGAGTTTATTGTTATTTTTGATGCTGATTTTTTACCTCAAGAAGATTGGCTAGAAAAAACAGTTCCTTATTTTAAAGATTCAGAAATTGGTGTTGTTCAAACTCGTTGGGGACACATCAATAGAAATTATTCTACCTTAACTAAAATTCAAGCTTTTGCCTTAGATGCTCATTTTACTTTAGAACAAGTAGGACGAAATAGTAAAGGTCATTTTATCAATTTTAATGGTACTGCTGGTATATGGCGTAAACAATGTATTTATGATGCTGGTAACTGGGAAGGCGATACTTTAACTGAAGATTTAGATTTAAGTTATAGAGCGCAACTTAAAAACTGGAAGTTTAAATACTTAGAAAATGTTGAAACTCCTGCTGAATTACCCGTAATTATTAGTGCTGCACGCTCGCAACAATTTCGATGGAATAAAGGTGGTGCTGAAAACTTTCAGAAAATGGCAAAAAGAGTTATTGGTAATAATAACTTGCCTTTTAAATCTAAAGTTCACGGATTATTACATTTATTAAATAGTTCAATGTTTTTAAATGTATTTTTAGTTGGTGTACTAAGTATTCCTATGCTATATATAAAAAACGAATATGAACATTTAAAACCATATTTTTATATGATGAGCTTTTTTGTAATTAGCTCTGTTATATTTTTTGTTTGCTATTGGCATATGTACAAAAGAACTTACGGTAGTGGAATTAAGAGTTTCTTTAGTTATATTGGTACATTTTTTACCTTTTTTTCTATTGCGATGGGATTTTCATTACATAACTCTATTGCTGTTTTAGAGGGTCATTATGGTAAAAAAAGTGAATTTGTTCGTACACCTAAATTTAATATTAAGTCGGTAAAAGATGGTTGGAAAAACAATAAATATATCAGAAAAAAAGTTTCTTTACATGTAATTTTTGAAGGTCTTTTGGCTCTTTATTTTGCATTTGGTATGTATAGTGCTTTTATTGTAGGTGACCAAGGCGGTGATTTTGGATTGTTTCCTTTTCACTTAATGCTATGTGTAGGTTTTGGTTATGTATTTTTCAAATCATTATTTTCTAAAGCCTAA
- a CDS encoding uroporphyrinogen-III synthase translates to MKVKTILVSQPAPKTETSPYFDLAEKQKVKIDFRSFIHVEGIDGKEVRSQKIDLKNYTAIILTSRNAVDHFFRIAEEMRFTVPDSMKYFCQSEAVAYYLQKYVVYRKRKIYVGSRTFPDLIKLIKKHKDETFLLPSSDKLKPLIPEELDKLGINWKRANLYKTVVSNLSDLEDVFYDVLVFFSPSGIDSLFENFPNFKQNKTKIAVFGNSTIKAVEDRGLRVDVAAPTPETPSMTMALDKYIKENNKK, encoded by the coding sequence ATGAAAGTGAAAACTATTTTAGTCTCTCAACCCGCTCCAAAAACGGAAACTTCTCCTTATTTTGATTTAGCAGAAAAACAAAAAGTGAAAATCGATTTTCGCTCTTTTATTCATGTTGAAGGGATTGATGGAAAAGAGGTTAGATCTCAAAAAATCGACTTAAAAAACTATACTGCAATTATTTTAACAAGTAGAAATGCTGTCGATCATTTTTTTAGAATTGCTGAAGAAATGCGTTTTACAGTTCCTGATTCTATGAAATATTTTTGTCAATCAGAAGCAGTAGCTTACTACTTACAAAAATATGTTGTGTACAGAAAACGTAAAATTTATGTTGGAAGTAGAACTTTTCCTGATTTAATTAAATTGATAAAAAAGCATAAAGATGAAACATTTTTATTGCCTTCTTCTGATAAATTAAAACCATTAATTCCTGAAGAATTAGATAAATTAGGAATTAACTGGAAACGTGCCAATTTATACAAAACTGTTGTAAGTAATTTATCTGATTTAGAAGATGTTTTTTACGATGTTTTAGTATTTTTTAGTCCTTCTGGAATTGATAGTTTATTTGAAAACTTTCCTAACTTTAAGCAAAATAAAACAAAAATTGCTGTTTTTGGAAACTCAACTATTAAAGCTGTTGAAGATAGAGGTTTACGTGTAGATGTTGCTGCACCAACTCCTGAAACTCCTTCAATGACTATGGCTTTAGATAAATACATTAAAGAAAATAATAAAAAGTAA
- a CDS encoding BamA/TamA family outer membrane protein → MRNKITIILIICICFSSFSQENIISDVKIIGLKKTKISFIKKIISSKKNTLLDSVKLSEDIVRLKRLPAISNAYFQVVFISDDKQNVLIHIEENFTIIPEFNIWTTTNKKTAYKIGLYDYNFLGENITLGGFYQNNGFDSYGINFSAPTLFSNKWGLGLHHQKWISEEPLYFADKTANYKYQNTSYEALAIYQINFKNNLQFGFNYFKEKYDYLKGSTSPDIPLTLDVNKWLFKTVYTYDNLNYHYEYINGFKNELYAQYVISENLYQDDFLIFWNDFFYFKRVGKKGNWANRLRVGLSSNIKSPFAPFALDNNVNLRGVGVLVDRGTGSIVWNTEYRHTLYNNKWLAIQGNAFVDTGSWRNPGGNLSDFVQEKNIQVYSGFGLRCINKKIFNAVFRIDYGYGLTKNTSKGFVFGIGQYF, encoded by the coding sequence ATGCGAAATAAAATAACAATCATTTTAATTATTTGTATTTGTTTTAGTTCTTTTTCACAAGAAAATATTATTTCTGATGTAAAAATTATTGGATTAAAAAAGACTAAAATTTCGTTTATAAAAAAGATAATATCATCTAAAAAAAATACGCTTTTAGATTCTGTGAAATTATCCGAAGATATTGTGCGTTTAAAGCGTTTACCTGCAATATCAAACGCTTATTTTCAGGTAGTTTTTATTTCTGATGATAAACAGAATGTTTTAATCCATATTGAAGAAAACTTTACAATTATTCCTGAATTTAATATTTGGACAACTACAAATAAGAAAACAGCTTATAAAATTGGGCTGTATGATTATAATTTTTTAGGCGAAAATATTACTCTTGGAGGTTTTTATCAAAATAATGGATTCGATTCTTATGGTATTAATTTTAGTGCGCCAACATTATTTTCTAATAAATGGGGTTTAGGATTGCATCATCAAAAATGGATTAGTGAAGAACCTTTGTATTTTGCTGATAAAACGGCTAATTATAAATATCAAAATACTTCCTACGAAGCACTGGCTATTTATCAAATAAATTTTAAAAATAACCTTCAATTCGGTTTCAATTATTTCAAAGAAAAATACGATTATTTAAAAGGAAGTACATCGCCTGATATTCCTTTAACTTTAGATGTTAACAAGTGGTTATTTAAAACTGTTTATACTTATGATAATTTAAATTATCATTATGAATATATAAACGGTTTTAAAAATGAATTATACGCACAATATGTAATTTCTGAAAATTTGTATCAAGATGATTTTTTAATTTTTTGGAACGATTTCTTCTATTTTAAAAGAGTTGGAAAAAAAGGAAATTGGGCAAACAGATTGCGTGTAGGATTGTCATCAAATATAAAAAGTCCTTTTGCGCCTTTTGCTTTAGATAATAATGTGAATTTACGTGGCGTAGGTGTTTTGGTTGATAGAGGTACGGGAAGTATCGTTTGGAACACAGAATACAGACATACTTTGTACAATAATAAATGGTTGGCAATACAAGGAAATGCTTTTGTTGATACTGGTAGTTGGCGAAATCCTGGAGGTAATCTTAGTGATTTTGTTCAAGAAAAAAATATTCAAGTTTACTCTGGGTTTGGATTGCGATGTATCAATAAAAAAATATTTAATGCCGTATTTAGAATCGATTATGGTTACGGATTAACTAAAAATACATCTAAAGGATTTGTTTTTGGTATTGGTCAATATTTTTAA